The following are encoded together in the Juglans microcarpa x Juglans regia isolate MS1-56 chromosome 2D, Jm3101_v1.0, whole genome shotgun sequence genome:
- the LOC121249035 gene encoding uncharacterized protein DDB_G0275933-like, protein MGIVQEARENHVKKKVEEALRSKMKTKALKECDQYTSKYAQCAVGRTLSVVWQCRKQAKELNDCLHHYTNDAVLEEMKREYTLQQEAKGSAGVL, encoded by the exons ATGGGAATCGTACAGGAGGCACGGGAGAATCACGTCAAGAAGAAAGTAGAAGAAG CTTTAAGAAGCAAAATGAAGACGAAGGCGCTTAAGGAGTGTGACCAATACACTTCGAAGTATGCTCAATGCGCTGTGGGAAGAACGTTATCTGTTGTTTGGCAGTGTCGGAAACAAGCTAAAGAATTGAATGACTGCCTCCATCATTA CACCAATGATGCCGTTttagaagaaatgaagagagaATACACGCTCCAACAGGAGGCCAAGGGATCTGCAGGAGTACTCTAA
- the LOC121249018 gene encoding T-complex protein 1 subunit zeta 1-like, with the protein MSLRVLNPNAEVLNKSAALHMNINAAKGLQDVLKTNLGPKGTIKMLVGGAGDIKLTKDGNTLLKEMQIQSPTAIMIARTAVAQDDISGDGTTSTVLFIGELMKQSERYIDEGMHPRVLVDGFEIAKRATLQFLEKFKSSVVMGDEPDKEILKMVARTTLRTKLYEALADQLTDIVVNAVLCIRKPEEAIDLFMVEIMHMRHKFDVDTRLVEGLVLDHGSRHPDMKRRAENCYILTSNVSLEYDKSEINAGFFYSNAEQREAMVAAERRQVDERVQKIIDLKNKVCAANDYNFVVINQKGIDPPSLDLLARAGIIALRRAKRRNMERLVLACGGEAVNSVDDLTPDCLGWAGLVYEHILGEEKYTFVENVKNPLSCTILIKGPNDHTIAQIKDAVRDGLRAVKNTIEDEAVVLGAGAFEVAANQYLVNEVKKTVQGRAQLGVQAFADALLVVPKTLAENSGLDTQDVIIALTGEHEHGNIVGLNQHTGEPIDPKMEGIFDNYSVKRQIINSGPVIASQLLLVDEVIRAGRNMRKPN; encoded by the exons ATGTCGCTGAGAGTGCTGAATCCAAACGCGGAGGTTCTGAACAAATCGGCGGCACTGCACATGAACATCAATGCTGCCAAAGGCTTGCAGGACGTCCTCAAGACCAACCTCGGCCCCAAGGGCACCATCAAGAT gCTTGTTGGTGGGGCAGGCGACATCAAACTCACTAAAGACGGCAACACTCTCTTGAAGGAAATG CAAATTCAAAGCCCTACAGCAATTATGATTGCTAGAACAGCTGTTGCCCAAGATGATATCAGTGGAGATGGCACAACTTCTACTGTGCTTTTTATTGGCGAGCTTATGAAACAATCAGAACGTTACATTGATGAAG GAATGCATCCCCGTGTATTGGTTGACGGTTTTGAGATTGCTAAAAGAGCAACccttcaatttcttgagaaattcAAGAGTTCAGTTGTTATGGGCGATGAGCCTGACAAAGAGATTCTGAAAATGGTAGCAAGGACAACACTCAGAACTAAG TTGTATGAAGCACTTGCAGATCAATTGACTGATATAGTTGTCAATGCG GTGCTTTGCATTCGCAAGCCTGAGGAAGCCATCGATCTGTTTATGGTGGAGATCATGCACATGCGTCATAAATTTGATGTTGACACTCGCTTG GTTGAGGGTCTTGTCCTTGATCATGGCTCCCGACATCCTGATATGAAGCGACGAGCTGAGAATTGTTACATTTTGACATCCAATGTCTCTTTGGAGTATGATAAAAG TGAAATAAATGCAGGCTTTTTCTACTCAAATGCAGAGCAGAGAGAGGCAATGGTTGCAGCCGAAAGGCGTCAGGTTGATGAAAGAGTTCAAAAAATCATTGACCTGAAAAATAAG GTTTGTGCTGCTAATGACTATAACTTTGTTGTCATTAATCAAAAGGGAATTGATCCCCCATCACTTGACCTTCTTGCAAGAGCAGGG ATAATTGCACTCCGAAGAGCAAAGAGGAGAAATATGGAACGGTTGGTTTTGGCCTGTGGAGGTGAGGCAGTAAATTCTGTAGATGATTTGACTCCTGACTGCCTTGGTTGGGCTGGACTGGTCTATGAACATATCCTTGGGGAGGAGAAGTATACCTTCGTTGAGAATGTGAAGAACCCTCTTTCTTGTACGATCTTAATAAAAG GGCCTAACGACCATACCATTGCCCAAATAAAGGATGCTGTTCGTGATGGCTTGAGGGCTGTGAAAAATACTATTGAAGACGAAGCTGTTGTTTTA GGTGCCGGAGCTTTTGAAGTCGCAGCCAACCAATACCTTGTAAATGAAGTAAAGAAGACTGTTCAAGG GCGTGCTCAACTTGGTGTTCAAGCTTTTGCTGATGCGCTTCTTGTGGTTCCCAAGACACTTGCTGAGAACTCTGGGCTTGACACTCAAGATGTGATCATTGCTCTTACG GGAGAGCACGAACATGGAAATATCGTGGGATTAAACCAGCACACGGGAGAACCTATCGACCCCAAAATGGAGGGTATTTTTGATAACTACTCTGTGAAGCGCCAGATCATAAACTCCGG GCCTGTAATCGCATCCCAGTTGCTACTGGTGGATGAAGTAATTCGTGCTGGACGTAATATGCGAAAGCCAAATTAG
- the LOC121249032 gene encoding membrane protein PM19L-like, with translation MAAGRRGRDLLGPLLAVNLVVYLVVLGLAGWSIEKYIDGQQNHPHLGGNPATSFMLLFALLAGVVGACSVLHGLAHLRAWRSESLAAAGSLAAISWAVTALAFGLACKEIILGGHRGKRLKTLELFLFISLLIQLLYVGLLHAAVFNSTYGPGYRRDGNGHGGGIAMGHEPQKTDTPEI, from the exons ATGGCTGCTGGAAGGCGTGGTAGAGACCTGCTCGGTCCTCTTTTGGCGGTCAACTTGGTGGTGTATCTTGTAGTTCTTGGACTGGCTGGATGGTCCATCGAAAAATACATCGATGGTCAACAGAATCACCCCC ATTTGGGTGGGAATCCAGCAACGAGTTTTATGTTGCTCTTCGCTTTGTTAGCGGGGGTGGTGGGGGCTTGTTCCGTGCTTCATGGGCTTGCGCATCTTCGGGCTTGGCGGAGTGAGAGTCTGGCTGCTGCAGGCTCTCTAGCAGCTATCTCCTGGGCTGTTACTGCTCTTGCTTTTGG TCTGGCATGCAAGGAAATCATTTTGGGAGGACACAGAGGAAAACGCCTG AAAACACTAGAGCTCTTTCTATTCATATCGCTACTGATTCAGTTGCTGTACGTGGGGCTTCTGCATGCTGCGGTGTTTAACAGTACATATGGACCAGGTTATCGTAGAGACGGCAATGGCCATGGTGGTGGCATTGCCATGGGTCATGAACCCCAGAAGACAGACACTCCTGAAATCTGA
- the LOC121249025 gene encoding LOW QUALITY PROTEIN: 14-3-3-like protein A (The sequence of the model RefSeq protein was modified relative to this genomic sequence to represent the inferred CDS: inserted 1 base in 1 codon), with protein MSPAESSREDNVYMAKLAEQAERYEEMVEFMEKVAKTVDVEELSVEERNLLSVAYKNVIGARRASWRIISSIEQKEESRGNEDHVAIIKEYRXKIESELSKICDGILSLLESHLIPSASSAESKVFYLKMKGDYHRYLAEFKTGAERKEAAESTLLAYKSAQDIALAELAPTHPIRLGLALNFSVFYYEILNSPDRACNLAKQAFDEAISELDTLGEESYKDSTLIMQLLRDNLTLWTSDITDDTGDEIKEASKRESGEGSRRSDKFIGNVPCTLNLETFYLDGMWVVVGFRNQLMILSAYSGTRD; from the exons ATGTCGCCAGCTGAATCTTCACGCGAGGATAATGTGTATATGGCTAAGTTGGCCGAGCAGGCCGAACGTTATGAAGAAATGGTTGAGTTCATGGAGAAAGTTGCAAAGACAGTAGACGTTGAAGAGTTGTCTGTGGAGGAAAGGAACCTTCTCTCTGTGGCTTACAAGAACGTGATTGGGGCCAGAAGGGCTTCATGGAGGATCATCTCCTCCATTGAGCAAAAGGAGGAAAGTAGGGGAAATGAAGACCATGTTGCAATCATCAAGGAGTACA GCAAGATTGAATCCGAGCTGAGCAAGATCTGTGATGGCATTTTGAGTCTTCTTGAGTCACATCTCATCCCATCGGCCTCATCTGCCGAGTCAAAGGTGTTTTATCTCAAGATGAAGGGTGATTACCACAGGTACCTGGCTGAGTTTAAGACTGGAGCTGAAAGGAAGGAAGCTGCTGAGAGCACCTTGTTGGCTTACAAGTCTGCGCAG GACATCGCACTTGCAGAGCTTGCTCCTACTCACCCAATAAGACTGGGTCTTGCACTTAACTTCTCTGTGTTCTATTATGAAATCCTTAACTCACCTGATCGTGCTTGCAATCTTGCAAAGCAG GCCTTTGATGAGGCTATATCCGAATTGGATACATTGGGTGAGGAGTCATACAAGGACAGTACATTAATCATGCAACTTCTCCGAGACAATCTGACTTTGTGGACTTCTGACATcacg GATGACACTGGGGACGAGATTAAGGAAGCATCTAAGCGTGAGTCAGGGGAGGGCAGCCGCCGCAGTGATAAGTTCATAGGAAATGTACCCTGTACTTTGAATCTTGAAACCTTCTACCTAGATGGCATGTGGGTTGTAGTAGGATTTCGTAACCAACTGATGATCTTGAGTGCTTACAGCGGCACTCGGGATTGA